The proteins below come from a single Edaphobacter acidisoli genomic window:
- the rbsK gene encoding ribokinase, with amino-acid sequence MQNSKPIIVVGSINTDLVSVTERMPLSGETVLGSDFNIYPGGKGANQAVSVARLGYPVRMIGRVGSDSFGREAHMHLNRAGVDTELVETNDGPSGIAVICVAASGDNSIIVTPGANATLTPAYLEQHYSEIRNAGAVLAQLEIPLDTVEYLGEICSREGIPFILDPAPAATLSDGLFKHVTWLTPNLTEATFYAADGAGAAELEPRSAVRRLQQKGAQGVLLKLGQEGVVVGDRDGRIEALPAFDVRAVDTTAAGDAFNGGFAVGLMKGKSAIESARFATAVAGISVTRPGAQPSMPTLKEVEQFIAEQSVRVT; translated from the coding sequence AGAAACAGTTCTGGGCAGCGACTTCAATATTTATCCTGGCGGCAAAGGGGCCAACCAGGCAGTATCTGTCGCGCGGCTCGGATACCCGGTGCGCATGATTGGCCGCGTCGGCAGCGATTCGTTTGGACGCGAAGCACACATGCACCTGAATCGTGCAGGCGTCGACACTGAGCTTGTAGAAACAAATGATGGGCCGTCAGGCATTGCGGTCATTTGTGTTGCGGCTTCGGGAGACAACAGCATTATTGTGACCCCGGGCGCAAACGCGACACTGACGCCCGCATATCTGGAGCAGCACTACTCGGAAATTCGGAATGCGGGTGCTGTACTGGCGCAACTTGAGATTCCGCTGGACACAGTTGAATACCTGGGTGAGATCTGCTCGCGCGAAGGAATTCCATTCATTCTCGATCCTGCTCCTGCTGCGACTCTGTCCGATGGTCTTTTCAAGCACGTTACGTGGCTGACGCCGAACCTGACGGAAGCAACCTTCTATGCCGCTGACGGAGCGGGAGCGGCGGAGCTTGAGCCGCGAAGCGCTGTGCGGCGCCTGCAGCAAAAGGGAGCCCAGGGGGTTTTGCTGAAACTTGGGCAGGAAGGCGTGGTGGTGGGGGATAGAGACGGCAGGATCGAAGCCCTGCCAGCGTTCGACGTGCGGGCGGTCGATACAACGGCAGCGGGAGACGCATTCAATGGTGGATTTGCCGTAGGCCTGATGAAGGGAAAGAGCGCGATTGAGAGCGCGCGGTTTGCGACCGCAGTGGCAGGTATTTCGGTGACACGCCCAGGCGCCCAGCCTTCCATGCCCACGCTCAAGGAAGTGGAGCAATTCATCGCCGAACAGTCTGTCAGAGTGACTTGA